The sequence TTAGCTTGCTCGGACAAAAGCATAATGGAGGGTACAACCAAACATTTccttattttcttttttctttttcttttttgagaGAACACATTTCCTTTTTTTCTTAAGATCAAACAAACAGCTAACTTAtacacccaaaaaaaaaaaaagaagaaggaaTTCAAAAGAAATTAAAACAAGTGAACAAGAAACATagcaaacaaataaaatatgataCATAAAAGTATACATTATGCGGCTTTTGTCAAGGATTTGAAGGTGACAGATGACCCCAGAAGGAGCTTCCCAATTTCGACTTTAAACGTATCATATCGTAGGAGAAACTCGACAAGCATCAATCTTGAGAACAAGACAACCATATCCTTGCCCGGGCATTGCTTGTTACTAGTCGTCGGGTCGTCGGTTTCTCTCCCGTTTGACCAATAAACGTACTTGATCAACTTCTCCCCGTCTCCGACGAACCTATCAGCCACGAACTCTTCAGGGTTCACGAATATCTTGGGGTCCTTGGTCACAATGGGCTGATACCCGAAAACAATTTCACCCTTTTTGATGACGTAGGAAGCATCGTGACTAGTGACGGTTATGTCCTCTTTAGCCTTTCCATATTGATTTGCGACAGGAGGCTCAATCCTCAAAGCCTCCCATACCACTGATTTGGCCAAGCTCATCTTGTTTATCCCCGCTAGGGTTATCCCGCCTTCCTCCGCTACGACGGTCCGGATCTCATCGGCCAGCCGCCGGTGTAAATCCGATCCACCGGTTCCGACGTACTTAAGCAATGCTGGGAACAAAATCTTGGTGCCACCATATGCATTGAACCCTGTGAGAAAAAGTAAGTTATGAGAAGCCTCGTCCCGGCTGACGCCGTTTTTCTCCGCCTCATCGAGTAGCTCCTTGGCCGCCTTGTTGAACGCCTCTCGAACTTTTTCGTACCCCGATTTCACAAGGAAAGAAGGCAAAGGGAACGTGTGGAGCAGGAAATCCTCCACAAACTTTGGCAAAAACTTCAAGTTCAATGGCACCAATGGTGCAAGCTGGAAAAACAGCCACTTATCAAGATTTGTGTTGCCATCTCCCGCAACACTCGTGTCGTACGAGCTCGTGTTGGCGAACAAGCGGAACAAGAGATCGAATGACATCTTATCACTAATGGTATTGAAGTTTGCTTGCCCTTTATCAGATAACTCGGTCTCAAGGTCAGTGAAGAGCCTCGAAACCGAGCTCCGGAACGTCGGGATGATTTCTTTGTGCAACCTCCCTAGCAATGACAAAAAGAATCCCTTGAGGACTTCGTGTTTGCTCTCCGAAGGATCGAGATATGAACAAACACGATATCCACCATTGAACTTAGTGGATGGCATGTAAGTGCCCGTGAAAATGTTTCTCTTTTCGACTTTGGACGTGTCGAAAAGGATAGGGAAGCTAACAGCATCAAGAAGAACGACGACTTTAGAATCATGGGCATTGAAAGGGCCTGGAGGGCTGTTCATCCTAAACACCGTGGAGTTGTATTTCTTGATTCGGGCCTTCAAGAACTCATCCGGGCCCTGTTTGTAGTAGTAGTCTAGACGGTCCTGAATCGGCCCGAAGAAGGGTAAGCCATAGCTGCCTGGGATTTCTTTCAGTGGAAGGAGTGGTTCAGAAAGATTCTGATCAGAAGTGTAGGAAGACATGTTTCTTCGGGCTTTAACAAAATTTCGGGCTTCAGTTGGGATAATTGTCTATGAAAGATCGCTGAATTTGTGAATGTATGTATAGTGCTTCAATTTCTAGCTTgagttattttaaaatatatatatatcttatataaATTCATGCATACGTGCCGAGACAACTACCATCAGGCATCAACCGGGGTATGGTAACTCTTAAAATTTGAGgggaaaaaaaacaagaaataaattatggaaaaattgtttttttgtccTGTATgattgtcactttgcgatttcgatcatctatattttcagattttggttttagttcgctattttttttttttttttgcaattttagttcTTTTTTTCGATGTGAAGTTGATGTGTCATCAATGCAGTGCTGATATAGAGCTGACGTGTATAATGTCACGTAgtcattttcgaagaaaaaaagactaaaattgccgaaaatcggaacatgcatgactaaaactaaaatatgaaagcatagaggaccgaaatcgcaaagtgacaaacatagaggaccaaaattgcagtttttcctGAAATTATTTATGAATAAATTTCAagtttttttatcaaaacattATTAATTTATCTTTTAGTTTGAAGTTTAAAAAAGTAATTACCAATCAGACCAATAAAAAAACGAGTTGTGTTAAAATAATTGAACCGAACCCCAATTTGCTCGATCGGTCTAAAACAGACTATAAGGCATAAGCCCTACCCCTGTTCTGTTCATGGCTTTATCACATGTTTATTAAAGAATCATATTTTTTTACAATTagtaaattataattttgggTTCAAATCGTAGCACAGTGTTTGACAATAATTTTAACAAAAATGGTATATGGGCTCGAAAATTAACTTTTGTTTAATGACTTATAGctagaaattatttttttctaaaatagaACGGCCATTATAATCCAAAAGATccaattaattttatttgaaaagacATCCTAACGTTGATAgttgttattgttttttttttttttttggcccaACAAAATGTACCATTGATGTCAGGTGGGAGTGGAACTATGAATTATAACCAAACAATGAACTTTGAAGAGTAAGTAGGGTGTCAACCCATCAACACGACACAAGTCGACACGAAAAATATTGAGTTAGAGTTGGGTTTTAGGGTCATTCTTCAAACTGATCTGGTCTGGTGTAATTTTGAACTAATCTTTTTACTTGATTATAGCTCTTGATTTAATGATTTCTCGGTAAAGTGatgaacatgaaagttgtagccctttatcttggattttcataaaatcaaaaatcacTCGATTTTGAGTTTGTACGAGAGCAACATGCTCAAACACTCCGTTGTGCCAGAAATTCAGCTCAGCTAAATTTGAGTGCAGAACCAGAAACTGCAATGCTATATTTCAGCTTCTTAAGATCCGATACAGAGTTTGACTTATGAATATGATTTGTACATAATTTTATTGTCTTCTTAACACATTGAATTGTTCCATTTAGATAACCGAGCAGGAAGATATGACCAAAATACCATATATGGTTTTTTTTTATCTGGTTTTTGTATCAATTGCATCTAGCTTGATCTTACGACCACCATAATGCCTAGTAACACCCGAACTGGTTTGAAATATATTGTAGAGTTTTGAGTTGGCTTTTCAATCGTCTTGGCTTCTGGTCATTTGGATCAACGAATTATGAGATATTTCAAAACAATCAACTGCATAAGTAGGAATGTAAACGAACAGAACTGTTCGCGAGCTATTCGGAGCTCGGCTCGTGAAAAAGCTCGTTCGAGCTCGTTCGTTAAGCTTATCGAGCCGAACCCGAGCTTAATTTTGATCTTGGCAATTTTCATGAGCCGATCTTGAGCTTAAGGATGTTTGGATCGTTAGCTCACGAACATGTTCGTCCATAAGCTCaagagctcgagctcgagctcgagctcgagctcggctcgtttagtggCTCGTTTATTATCATGATGTTATTTATTGGGTATCATCGTATTGAACTGTGGGCATATGACAGATATTTGATGATCAATTTTATGGATAATGGATTTTATGTTGATGTTATTTTATATGGTATTTAGAAGTTTGATATAATATTTTGGGATGTTCTTTTTGTTATTAGGTTTGCCATTTTTTTATGtacgaaaaatttaattttagtttataattaatttatagagaTGTATTGTATTGCATTTAGGCTTGATGAGCTCGAAAACGAGCCCGCTTAACGAGCCAGAAAATGAGCTCGAAAACGAGCCAAACTCAAACCCGAAAATGAGATCGATTAACGAGCTTGAAAACGAACTGGCTAACAAGTCTACTTAACGAGCTCGCTAACGAGCCTGAAAACTAGACAACTTAATGAGCCTGAAAACGAGCCGAAGTCGAGTcaaacttgtttaatatgataaatGAGTCGAGCCCAAGCTGGTAGTATAAACGATCCGAGACCGAGCCTTATGATAAAAGCTCGGTTCGAGCTCAAGCCGAGCTCGAGTCCTTATATATACCAAACGAGCCGAGCCTGAGCCTGAGCCTGATACTGTTCGGCTCGGCTTGGCTCATTTACATCTCTATGCGGAAGATTTTCAACATGTACCTAAATTTGAGTTCCAATTTGCTCAAAACTTCCAACTTTTGTTCTACCAACAAGACACTTGAGtatatatgttagaaacacaataacaagttttgttatcatcaaaatcaagattttttatgttttttgacCCACCATGTGTTACGTCgtcgatttttttaaaaaaaatagtgaaaaaaaattgtaattagtttttgaaaataaGATAGTTGTTACTTGGATTGTGTGCAATAATATTTTACATTTATATTACAGAACATGTGAACGATATgaaaattttgcaattttttaaaaaatattaaaattttaaaatagaatttgtaattattttttga comes from Henckelia pumila isolate YLH828 chromosome 4, ASM3356847v2, whole genome shotgun sequence and encodes:
- the LOC140862639 gene encoding allene oxide synthase 3-like → MSSYTSDQNLSEPLLPLKEIPGSYGLPFFGPIQDRLDYYYKQGPDEFLKARIKKYNSTVFRMNSPPGPFNAHDSKVVVLLDAVSFPILFDTSKVEKRNIFTGTYMPSTKFNGGYRVCSYLDPSESKHEVLKGFFLSLLGRLHKEIIPTFRSSVSRLFTDLETELSDKGQANFNTISDKMSFDLLFRLFANTSSYDTSVAGDGNTNLDKWLFFQLAPLVPLNLKFLPKFVEDFLLHTFPLPSFLVKSGYEKVREAFNKAAKELLDEAEKNGVSRDEASHNLLFLTGFNAYGGTKILFPALLKYVGTGGSDLHRRLADEIRTVVAEEGGITLAGINKMSLAKSVVWEALRIEPPVANQYGKAKEDITVTSHDASYVIKKGEIVFGYQPIVTKDPKIFVNPEEFVADRFVGDGEKLIKYVYWSNGRETDDPTTSNKQCPGKDMVVLFSRLMLVEFLLRYDTFKVEIGKLLLGSSVTFKSLTKAA